From the Salinimicrobium tongyeongense genome, one window contains:
- a CDS encoding YtxH domain-containing protein, whose translation MKTGKILAGILSGAAVGAIAGLLFAPKKGSETRKNIADKGNEYLYGAKNKYNDLSDNLSHRYDSVKSKIKGKSKKLETEMNGDDKIIY comes from the coding sequence ATGAAAACAGGAAAAATTTTAGCAGGCATACTTTCAGGGGCCGCTGTTGGCGCCATTGCAGGTTTACTATTTGCACCAAAAAAGGGATCTGAGACCCGTAAAAATATTGCCGATAAAGGCAACGAATATCTTTATGGGGCCAAGAACAAATACAATGACCTCAGCGATAACCTCTCGCACCGGTATGATTCCGTAAAATCAAAAATTAAAGGAAAATCTAAAAAGCTGGAAACAGAAATGAATGGGGATGATAAGATCATCTACTAG
- a CDS encoding four helix bundle protein, translating into MKIWQEGMNLVQITYKMVKTFPDIEKYNLVTQLIRCAVSIPSNIAEGTSKKTDKHFSQFLDSSLGSAFEWETQLIVAYNEKYINEHQFRQLETKVQELQKMISGFIDGLDKKS; encoded by the coding sequence ATGAAGATTTGGCAAGAGGGAATGAACCTGGTCCAGATTACATATAAAATGGTGAAAACATTTCCCGACATAGAAAAATATAACCTTGTTACTCAACTTATAAGATGTGCAGTTTCAATTCCTTCTAACATTGCAGAAGGAACAAGTAAAAAAACAGATAAACATTTTTCTCAATTTTTGGACAGTAGTTTGGGTTCTGCTTTTGAATGGGAAACGCAGTTAATAGTTGCTTATAACGAGAAGTATATTAATGAGCATCAATTTCGACAACTGGAAACAAAAGTACAGGAACTTCAAAAAATGATCTCCGGTTTTATTGATGGTCTGGATAAAAAGTCCTGA
- a CDS encoding bifunctional alpha,alpha-trehalose-phosphate synthase (UDP-forming)/trehalose-phosphatase — protein sequence MGKTIIISNRLPLQINITEDEKLEVTPSVGGLATGLKSFHQEGDSIWIGWTGLAAEDIPEGLEEQVKSEARKQACVPVSLTTEEIEKFYYGFSNRTIWPLFHYFMEYTEFQPDHWEAYKQVNEKYAEAVVERLDDDDVVWVHDYQLLLLPEYIRKKNPKVTIGFFNHIPFPSSEVFRTLPWREEVLKGMLGADLIGFHTYDYERHFLRSVNRILRYDINFNSVNIGSRIVRSDSFPMGIDYKKFRTAAKEHFNQPRSENSDIQKKLDYHKYVTRNTKLILSIDRLDYTKGIANRIRAFGYFLEKYPEYQEKVRLIMLAVPSRTNVPQYQLLKREIDELVGRINGRFATINWTPIWYFYRSMPFENLIDLYTSSDVALITPTRDGMNLVAKEYIATRTDQTGVLILSEMAGAAHELNEALIINPNNFEQIVDTMKMALEMPEEEQVRRNKILQKRLKRYNVEKWAKDFMKSLKETRSSRKAFKAIQLSENVKKDLFDKYSAAQRRILFLDYDGTLRKFVDKPEEAMPDPELLELITRLGEQKNTRVVLISGRDKETLGTWWKNVPIELISEHGVWNRPVNEKWQLTENLNNNWMASVRPVLETYVDRTPGTFIEEKNFSLAWHYRKANPELGEVRANELSAVLKDMIANHGLTVLQGNKVLEIKNSGVNKGKAANKLLVEKYDFIFAIGDDWTDEYLFTELPDQTVSVKVGRNKTEAKYYIEDVDEVRELLEQFVSLTR from the coding sequence ATGGGCAAAACAATAATTATCTCTAATCGCCTACCCTTACAAATAAATATTACCGAAGATGAAAAATTAGAAGTTACACCCAGCGTTGGGGGGCTTGCTACCGGACTCAAAAGTTTTCACCAGGAGGGAGACAGCATATGGATTGGATGGACAGGCCTGGCTGCGGAAGATATTCCCGAAGGTCTTGAAGAACAAGTCAAATCTGAAGCCAGGAAACAAGCCTGTGTGCCTGTTTCTTTGACTACTGAAGAAATTGAGAAATTCTACTACGGTTTTAGTAACCGCACCATCTGGCCGCTATTCCACTATTTTATGGAATATACCGAATTTCAGCCCGATCACTGGGAGGCTTACAAACAAGTAAATGAAAAATATGCCGAAGCTGTAGTTGAACGTCTCGACGACGACGATGTGGTTTGGGTGCATGATTACCAGCTCTTGTTACTGCCCGAATACATCAGGAAGAAAAACCCCAAAGTAACCATAGGCTTCTTTAACCATATCCCTTTCCCTTCTTCGGAAGTGTTCCGCACCCTGCCCTGGAGGGAAGAAGTGCTGAAAGGAATGCTGGGCGCCGATCTTATAGGTTTTCATACCTACGATTACGAAAGGCACTTTTTGCGCTCTGTAAACCGGATACTTCGGTATGACATCAACTTTAACAGCGTGAATATAGGAAGCCGCATTGTGCGTTCCGATTCTTTTCCCATGGGAATTGATTATAAGAAATTCCGCACCGCAGCAAAAGAACATTTCAACCAGCCCCGCAGCGAGAATTCCGATATTCAGAAGAAACTCGATTACCACAAATATGTTACCCGCAATACCAAGCTCATCCTCTCTATAGACCGGCTCGATTACACCAAGGGAATAGCGAACAGGATACGGGCTTTTGGCTACTTCCTGGAAAAATACCCCGAGTACCAGGAAAAAGTACGGCTTATCATGCTGGCGGTACCTTCGCGCACCAATGTTCCGCAGTACCAGCTCCTAAAGAGGGAGATCGACGAACTGGTGGGGCGCATCAACGGCAGGTTTGCCACCATAAACTGGACGCCAATCTGGTATTTTTACCGCTCCATGCCTTTTGAAAATCTTATAGACCTCTATACCTCAAGTGATGTTGCGCTCATCACCCCTACCCGTGATGGTATGAACCTGGTCGCAAAAGAATATATCGCCACCAGGACAGACCAGACCGGGGTGCTAATTCTGAGTGAAATGGCCGGGGCAGCGCATGAACTCAATGAGGCACTTATCATCAACCCGAATAATTTTGAGCAGATTGTAGACACCATGAAAATGGCTCTCGAAATGCCCGAAGAAGAGCAGGTGCGCCGCAATAAGATCCTTCAGAAGAGGCTCAAGAGATATAACGTAGAAAAATGGGCCAAAGATTTTATGAAAAGCCTGAAAGAAACCAGAAGTTCCAGAAAAGCATTTAAGGCAATACAGCTTTCAGAGAACGTGAAAAAAGACCTTTTTGACAAGTATAGTGCAGCCCAGCGCCGCATTTTGTTCCTCGATTATGACGGAACTCTTCGGAAGTTTGTCGATAAACCCGAAGAAGCCATGCCCGATCCTGAGCTACTCGAATTGATCACCCGTTTGGGAGAACAAAAAAATACCCGGGTAGTCCTCATAAGCGGAAGGGACAAGGAAACCCTTGGAACCTGGTGGAAAAACGTGCCCATAGAATTAATTTCTGAACACGGCGTGTGGAACCGGCCTGTCAACGAAAAGTGGCAGCTCACCGAAAACCTCAACAACAACTGGATGGCTTCTGTACGGCCGGTGCTTGAAACTTATGTAGACCGCACTCCCGGCACCTTTATAGAAGAGAAGAATTTCTCCCTGGCCTGGCACTACCGCAAAGCAAACCCCGAACTGGGAGAAGTGAGGGCAAACGAACTTTCAGCAGTACTAAAAGACATGATCGCCAATCACGGCCTCACCGTATTGCAGGGAAACAAAGTGCTCGAAATTAAGAACAGTGGCGTCAACAAAGGCAAGGCAGCCAATAAACTGCTGGTAGAAAAATACGATTTCATATTTGCCATAGGAGACGACTGGACAGACGAGTACCTGTTCACCGAACTCCCCGATCAAACGGTAAGCGTAAAAGTGGGACGCAACAAGACTGAAGCCAAATACTACATAGAAGATGTAGATGAAGTACGGGAACTGCTTGAGCAGTTTGTAAGCCTTACCCGCTAA
- a CDS encoding M28 family peptidase, whose translation MLKKAIFATLLFCGLSSYAQKAAPPQVDMRIYDIIEEVSADEIEADIRRLAGFGTRNTFSDTVSNTRGIGAARRFIKADFEEISNHCNGCLEVFYQKDFVTKEGNNRVPKDAWVVNVGAVQKGTKYPNRYIIMSGDIDSRASNTMDFTTDAPGANDNASGMAGVMEAARVLSKYSFENSIIYLGLSGEEQGLFGGQGFAKMAKDKGWEIIGVLNNDMIGNIEGVDGVIDNRTFRIFSEPVPPTETERERTMRRFYGGEVDGISRQLARYVHRTTETYMPEMNPMMVYRLDRFGRGGHHRPFNDLGFPGIRIMEAHENYTQQHQDIRTENGIEYGDVIEHVNFDYAAKLTAVNAISMASLAWAPPAPKEVAIGGIVEPSAKLKWEKVAGDNVAGYKVYWRDTTAPQWQHSRFVGDVDNFTLEGIVIDNFFFGVSSVGKNGNESVVVFPSATF comes from the coding sequence ATGCTCAAAAAAGCCATTTTTGCCACCTTACTATTTTGCGGACTATCTTCTTATGCCCAGAAAGCAGCCCCGCCACAGGTAGATATGCGTATCTACGACATCATAGAAGAAGTCTCGGCTGATGAAATCGAAGCCGATATAAGGCGCCTTGCAGGCTTTGGCACCAGGAACACCTTTAGCGACACCGTTTCTAATACCCGCGGAATAGGTGCTGCCCGCCGGTTTATAAAAGCCGATTTTGAAGAAATTTCAAACCACTGCAACGGGTGTCTGGAGGTTTTTTACCAGAAAGACTTCGTCACCAAAGAAGGAAACAACCGCGTTCCAAAAGATGCTTGGGTGGTAAACGTTGGAGCGGTGCAAAAAGGCACAAAATATCCCAACCGCTACATCATAATGAGTGGCGATATAGATTCCCGCGCCAGCAATACCATGGATTTTACCACAGATGCTCCCGGGGCTAACGACAATGCCAGCGGAATGGCAGGCGTTATGGAAGCCGCAAGGGTGCTTTCAAAATACAGTTTTGAGAACAGCATTATCTACTTAGGCCTGTCGGGTGAAGAACAGGGGCTTTTTGGAGGCCAGGGCTTTGCCAAAATGGCAAAAGACAAAGGCTGGGAAATTATTGGGGTGCTCAATAATGACATGATTGGCAACATAGAAGGCGTAGATGGTGTAATTGACAACCGCACTTTCAGGATCTTTTCTGAACCCGTGCCTCCTACCGAAACTGAACGCGAGAGAACCATGAGGAGGTTCTATGGCGGCGAAGTAGACGGAATTTCCCGACAACTTGCACGATATGTACACCGCACCACCGAAACCTATATGCCCGAAATGAATCCCATGATGGTCTACAGGCTGGATAGGTTTGGCCGTGGCGGGCACCACCGCCCTTTCAACGACCTTGGTTTTCCAGGGATCAGGATTATGGAAGCCCACGAGAATTACACGCAGCAACATCAGGATATACGTACAGAAAACGGCATTGAATACGGCGATGTTATTGAACACGTGAACTTTGATTATGCTGCAAAACTCACAGCTGTAAATGCAATAAGCATGGCCAGCCTCGCCTGGGCGCCTCCTGCGCCAAAAGAGGTTGCCATTGGGGGTATCGTTGAGCCTTCAGCAAAATTAAAATGGGAAAAAGTAGCGGGAGACAATGTTGCCGGTTACAAAGTTTACTGGAGAGACACTACTGCCCCACAGTGGCAACATTCAAGGTTTGTTGGCGATGTAGATAATTTTACACTGGAAGGTATTGTGATTGACAACTTTTTCTTTGGCGTCTCAAGCGTGGGAAAGAACGGCAATGAAAGCGTGGTGGTATTTCCATCGGCCACATTTTAA
- a CDS encoding acyl-CoA dehydrogenase family protein: MSTQTDSNKKDLLRGGQFLVKETSAESVFTPEDFSDEQKMMRESVQEFVNREVMPKREEFEKKNYELTKELMEKAGEMGFLGVSVPEEYDGLGMGFVTTMLVVDYISGATGSFSTAFGAHSGIGTLPITLYGNEEQKKKYLPKLATGEWFGAYALTEPGAGSDANSGKTKAVLSEDGKYYSITGQKMWISNAGFCDMMIVFARIEDDKNITGFIVEYDRENPNGISLGEEEKKLGIHSSSTRQVFFNETKVPVENMLSERGNGFKIAMNALNVGRIKLAGACLDAQRRSIDAAVKYANDRVQFKTPISQFGAIQSKLAEMATSAYAGESASYRAAKDIEDRISIRQAEGNSHQEAELKGVEEYAIECSILKVAASEDLQNCTDEGIQIFGGMGFSADAPMESAWRDARITRIYEGTNEINRMLCVGMLVKKAMKGHVDLLGPATKVGEELTGIPSFDKPDFSELFAEEKEMVKKLKKVFLMVAGSAVQKFGPQLEDHQQLLLASADILIEIYMAESTILRTEKNVKRFGADTQKEQIAMAKLYLYHAVDIITQKAKEGIVSFAEGDEQRMMLMGLKRFTKYENQPNVVELRKTIAEKVISENKYPF, from the coding sequence ATGAGCACACAAACAGATAGCAACAAAAAAGACCTTCTTCGAGGGGGGCAGTTCCTGGTAAAGGAAACCAGTGCAGAAAGTGTTTTCACGCCCGAAGATTTTTCTGATGAGCAGAAAATGATGCGCGAGAGCGTACAGGAATTCGTGAATCGTGAAGTAATGCCCAAAAGGGAAGAATTTGAAAAGAAAAATTACGAGCTCACAAAAGAGCTGATGGAAAAGGCCGGCGAAATGGGCTTTTTGGGAGTTTCGGTGCCTGAAGAATACGACGGTCTGGGTATGGGATTTGTCACTACCATGCTGGTAGTTGATTATATTTCGGGAGCTACGGGATCTTTTTCCACTGCTTTTGGGGCCCACTCAGGAATTGGGACACTGCCCATTACCCTCTACGGAAACGAAGAACAAAAGAAAAAATACCTTCCGAAGCTCGCTACAGGAGAATGGTTTGGCGCCTATGCTTTGACAGAACCGGGAGCTGGTAGTGATGCCAATTCGGGAAAAACAAAAGCCGTTCTTTCTGAAGACGGAAAATACTACAGCATCACAGGTCAGAAAATGTGGATCTCCAACGCAGGGTTCTGTGACATGATGATCGTTTTTGCCCGTATCGAAGACGACAAGAACATCACCGGATTCATTGTAGAATACGACCGTGAGAACCCTAACGGCATCTCTCTTGGGGAAGAGGAAAAGAAACTCGGGATCCACTCCTCCTCTACCCGCCAGGTATTCTTCAATGAGACCAAGGTGCCGGTAGAAAACATGCTTTCAGAAAGAGGAAACGGGTTCAAAATTGCCATGAACGCCCTTAACGTGGGCCGTATTAAACTTGCAGGAGCCTGTCTTGACGCCCAGAGAAGGTCTATAGACGCAGCTGTAAAATATGCTAACGACAGGGTGCAGTTCAAAACTCCTATCTCCCAGTTTGGTGCCATACAGTCTAAACTTGCAGAGATGGCAACTTCAGCCTACGCAGGAGAGTCGGCTTCATATCGTGCTGCAAAAGATATTGAAGACAGGATTTCTATACGTCAGGCCGAAGGTAATTCCCACCAGGAAGCCGAATTAAAAGGCGTGGAAGAATATGCCATTGAATGTTCTATTTTGAAGGTTGCAGCTTCCGAAGATCTTCAGAATTGTACAGATGAAGGTATACAGATCTTTGGAGGAATGGGCTTCTCTGCCGATGCACCTATGGAATCTGCATGGAGGGATGCCCGTATCACCAGGATCTACGAAGGAACTAACGAGATCAACCGTATGCTTTGCGTAGGGATGCTTGTTAAAAAAGCCATGAAAGGCCATGTAGACCTGCTGGGCCCTGCTACCAAAGTGGGGGAAGAACTTACAGGGATCCCATCTTTTGACAAACCCGATTTTTCTGAACTTTTTGCTGAAGAAAAAGAAATGGTCAAAAAGCTGAAAAAAGTATTCCTGATGGTTGCCGGTAGTGCAGTTCAAAAATTTGGGCCACAGCTTGAAGACCACCAGCAATTGCTTTTAGCTTCTGCAGATATCCTTATAGAGATATATATGGCAGAATCTACCATTTTACGAACAGAGAAAAACGTGAAGCGTTTTGGTGCCGATACTCAAAAAGAGCAAATTGCAATGGCAAAATTGTACCTTTACCACGCTGTTGACATTATTACTCAAAAAGCCAAGGAAGGAATCGTTTCTTTTGCCGAAGGTGATGAACAAAGAATGATGTTGATGGGGCTTAAGAGGTTTACAAAGTATGAAAACCAGCCAAACGTGGTAGAGTTGCGCAAGACTATTGCAGAAAAAGTAATTTCAGAAAACAAGTATCCTTTCTAA
- a CDS encoding four helix bundle protein has translation MNYFKELKVWHKAIYLVTETYLKSAAFPKEELYGLTSQIRRSAVSIPSNIAEGCGRKTNKDFANFLGLALGSAFEFETQLIICRNLNFIQEQDFEYFEKEVHHIQNMIIKLQSTL, from the coding sequence ATGAATTACTTTAAGGAGTTAAAGGTTTGGCACAAAGCAATTTACCTTGTTACGGAAACCTACCTAAAAAGTGCTGCTTTTCCAAAAGAGGAATTATATGGTCTTACTTCACAAATAAGAAGATCTGCAGTCTCCATTCCTTCTAACATTGCTGAAGGTTGTGGGCGCAAAACCAATAAGGACTTTGCCAATTTTCTCGGACTGGCCTTAGGATCTGCATTTGAATTTGAAACTCAATTGATTATTTGCAGAAATCTTAATTTCATCCAGGAGCAGGATTTTGAATACTTCGAAAAAGAAGTTCATCATATTCAGAACATGATTATTAAACTGCAATCTACATTGTAA
- a CDS encoding mechanosensitive ion channel family protein: protein MGDSTRHILFFLLALIVIYFLVHFLLKKLGKDPGNILPHNIASRLKVPIIVLFIAVAIQAGLINREIITNESQVDLFQQIRSILLIFSFTWFIVVAIRIAKNQFLKQFDVNTANNLRARKFYTQFNIIERIAIFVVVLFALGIALMTFDGVEEIGVSILTSAGIAGIVLGLSAQKVFGTIFAGIQIAIAQPIRIDDVVIVEGEWGRIEEIKLTYVVVKIWDKRRLVLPTTYFIEQPFQNWTRNSSDILGTVYIYTDFYLPIDKLREELTRLLNSTELWDRKVNVIQVTNVTEKTMELRALMSAKDASTAWDLRVFVRENLLRFIRENYPDSLPRTRLEIKEKLPRQEGPSGSLPK from the coding sequence ATGGGAGACAGCACGAGACACATCCTTTTCTTCTTACTTGCTTTAATCGTTATTTACTTTCTGGTACATTTTCTTCTGAAAAAACTCGGAAAGGATCCCGGAAATATTTTACCACATAATATTGCGAGTAGGTTAAAAGTGCCCATAATTGTACTTTTTATTGCAGTGGCAATCCAGGCGGGGCTCATTAACCGCGAAATCATCACCAATGAAAGCCAGGTAGACCTTTTTCAGCAAATAAGGTCTATACTGCTAATCTTCAGTTTTACCTGGTTTATTGTAGTTGCAATAAGAATAGCCAAAAACCAGTTTTTAAAGCAGTTTGATGTAAACACGGCAAACAACTTACGCGCCCGCAAATTCTATACACAATTTAATATCATTGAGAGGATTGCAATCTTTGTTGTTGTTCTTTTCGCCTTGGGAATAGCCTTAATGACTTTTGACGGGGTGGAAGAAATTGGGGTGAGCATTCTGACTTCGGCAGGAATTGCCGGAATTGTGCTGGGCCTTTCAGCTCAAAAAGTATTCGGAACCATTTTTGCAGGTATCCAGATCGCCATTGCGCAACCCATACGAATAGATGATGTGGTTATTGTTGAAGGGGAATGGGGGCGCATTGAAGAAATAAAGCTCACTTACGTGGTGGTAAAGATTTGGGATAAAAGGCGGCTGGTACTGCCTACCACCTATTTTATTGAACAACCTTTCCAGAACTGGACCCGAAATTCTTCAGACATCCTGGGAACGGTCTATATCTATACCGACTTCTACCTGCCCATTGACAAGCTGAGAGAAGAACTCACCCGTTTACTGAACTCCACCGAATTGTGGGACCGGAAAGTCAACGTCATACAGGTGACCAATGTCACCGAAAAAACCATGGAGCTACGGGCCTTAATGAGTGCCAAAGATGCTTCTACTGCCTGGGACCTACGGGTATTTGTCAGGGAAAATCTCCTCAGGTTTATCAGGGAAAATTACCCCGACAGTCTACCGCGTACACGTCTCGAGATCAAAGAAAAGCTTCCTCGTCAAGAAGGGCCTTCAGGTTCGCTTCCGAAGTGA
- a CDS encoding glycoside hydrolase family 15 protein, giving the protein MDTLDYGLIGNCKSAALISKSGSLEWCCLPNFNSASVFAKLLDKNKGGHFSFEVSPDYTITQKYLRKTNILCTSFTSEAAAFEVIDFMPRYREDDGDFYTPPDVVRYVHLLKGKPKLKVHYQPRLDYAREETFTENHPYYLKSFTKKGTYDSLYLYTSLDLDKVLHAEEITLEDNAYFLLGYHEKLREQNLERTYLKLQRTKTYWMNWSESTTKFPHYNEAINRSALVLKAMSYQKTGAVLAAVTTSLPETIGEVRNWDYRFCWIRDASMVIKVMSSLGHRESAEHFLQFIIDLIPNKNEKLQIMYGINGEKELTEHILTHLDGYEGSKPVRIGNAAYIQKQNDIYGILMEVIYQQFLRFETSLENSEELWTIVRGIVRIVEEHWKQPDKGIWEFRTEERHFTFSKLLCWVAVDRAVKIGEILRNGINDEKWKHLRQEIYDDIYHRGWNEEVQAYTQSYGSKDLDASTLLMEDYGFIKAKDPRYISTVKATERELSYNGLLFRYKNKDDFGTPSSSFTICTFWFINSLYKIGEKEKAMKMFDQLLSYSNHLGLFSEDLDFKTKRLLGNFPQAYSHLALIETAMNFSQNITSEANLKALLDEEAFL; this is encoded by the coding sequence ATGGATACACTGGATTATGGATTGATAGGTAATTGTAAGAGTGCTGCGTTAATATCTAAATCGGGTTCGCTGGAATGGTGTTGTTTGCCCAATTTTAATTCGGCTTCGGTCTTTGCAAAGCTGCTTGATAAGAACAAGGGAGGCCATTTCTCTTTTGAAGTGTCCCCCGATTATACCATCACTCAAAAATACCTTCGGAAAACCAATATTTTATGTACCTCTTTTACTTCGGAAGCTGCAGCTTTTGAGGTGATCGATTTTATGCCACGGTACAGGGAAGACGACGGAGATTTTTACACGCCACCAGATGTGGTGAGGTATGTTCATCTTCTCAAGGGAAAACCTAAGCTGAAAGTGCATTACCAGCCCAGGCTTGATTATGCCCGGGAGGAGACCTTCACCGAGAACCATCCTTATTACCTGAAGAGCTTTACCAAAAAAGGCACTTACGACTCCCTTTATCTCTACACCAGTCTCGACCTTGATAAGGTGTTGCATGCCGAGGAAATTACGCTTGAAGACAATGCTTATTTCCTGCTGGGATATCACGAAAAACTGAGGGAACAGAACCTGGAAAGGACTTATTTGAAACTTCAGCGTACCAAGACCTACTGGATGAACTGGAGCGAGTCTACTACCAAATTCCCTCACTACAACGAAGCCATAAATCGCAGTGCGCTTGTCTTAAAGGCTATGAGCTATCAAAAAACCGGCGCTGTGCTTGCCGCTGTGACCACTTCTTTGCCCGAAACCATTGGCGAAGTGCGCAACTGGGATTACCGTTTCTGCTGGATTCGCGATGCCTCAATGGTCATAAAAGTGATGAGCAGCCTTGGCCACCGGGAATCGGCAGAGCATTTTCTGCAGTTTATCATAGACCTCATTCCCAATAAGAATGAAAAGCTGCAAATTATGTACGGCATCAATGGCGAAAAGGAGCTGACAGAACATATACTCACGCACCTTGATGGGTACGAAGGGTCAAAGCCCGTGAGAATTGGCAATGCCGCCTACATTCAGAAGCAAAACGACATCTACGGAATTTTGATGGAAGTGATCTACCAGCAATTCCTGAGATTTGAGACCAGCCTTGAGAACAGCGAAGAGCTGTGGACCATCGTGAGAGGTATTGTGCGGATTGTGGAGGAGCACTGGAAACAACCCGACAAGGGTATCTGGGAATTTAGGACCGAAGAGCGGCATTTTACCTTTTCAAAATTGCTGTGCTGGGTAGCAGTAGACCGTGCCGTGAAGATTGGGGAGATTCTTAGAAACGGGATCAATGATGAAAAATGGAAGCACCTGAGACAGGAGATCTATGACGATATATATCATCGTGGCTGGAATGAAGAGGTGCAGGCCTACACGCAGTCATACGGCTCCAAAGACCTTGATGCTTCTACCTTGTTAATGGAAGATTACGGTTTTATAAAAGCTAAAGACCCGCGGTATATAAGCACCGTAAAGGCCACAGAGAGAGAACTCAGCTATAACGGGTTGTTATTCAGGTATAAAAATAAAGATGATTTTGGGACTCCTTCTTCGTCTTTTACCATTTGTACTTTCTGGTTTATAAACAGCCTATACAAAATTGGAGAAAAGGAGAAGGCAATGAAGATGTTTGACCAATTGCTGTCTTACAGCAACCACCTCGGGTTGTTCAGTGAAGACCTTGACTTTAAAACCAAACGTCTTTTAGGGAATTTCCCGCAGGCCTATTCCCATTTGGCGCTCATTGAAACGGCAATGAATTTTTCCCAAAATATCACTTCGGAAGCGAACCTGAAGGCCCTTCTTGACGAGGAAGCTTTTCTTTGA
- a CDS encoding acetyl-CoA C-acyltransferase codes for MNRTAYIVKGYRTAVGKAPRGVFRFKRPDELAAETIQFMMDKLPEFDKKRIDDVIVGNAMPEAEQGLNVGRFISLMGLNTEDVPGMTVNRYCASGLETIAIATAKIQSGMANCIIAGGAESMSYIPMGGYKPVPDYKLAKAGKEDYYWGMGLTAEAVAQKYKVSREDQDEFAFNSHQKSLKAQKEDRFQDQIVPITVDQTYVDENGKKQTRSYTVNKDEGPRADTSREVLGKLRPVFSEGGSVTAGNSSQMSDGAAFVMVMSEEMVKELNLEPVARLVSYAAVGVEPRIMGIGPVHAIPKAAKQAGIQLNDLELIELNEAFASQSLAVIRELGLDMDRMNPNGGAISMGHPLGCTGAKLSVQLFDEMRKRDLKNKYGMVTMCVGTGQGAAGVFEFLS; via the coding sequence ATGAATAGAACAGCTTACATCGTAAAAGGATACCGAACTGCAGTGGGAAAAGCACCACGGGGGGTATTCCGATTTAAAAGGCCAGATGAGTTAGCGGCAGAAACTATCCAGTTTATGATGGATAAGCTGCCAGAATTTGATAAAAAACGCATCGATGACGTGATAGTGGGAAATGCCATGCCCGAAGCCGAACAGGGACTTAACGTTGGTAGGTTTATCTCTCTTATGGGGTTGAACACTGAAGACGTGCCGGGAATGACCGTAAACCGCTATTGCGCCTCAGGCCTTGAAACCATTGCCATAGCCACTGCCAAAATCCAAAGTGGGATGGCCAACTGCATCATTGCCGGGGGAGCCGAAAGCATGAGCTATATCCCTATGGGAGGGTATAAACCTGTACCAGATTACAAACTGGCAAAAGCCGGAAAAGAAGATTACTACTGGGGAATGGGATTAACTGCGGAAGCAGTTGCTCAAAAATACAAGGTTTCAAGGGAAGACCAGGATGAATTTGCATTCAACTCTCATCAAAAGTCTCTAAAAGCCCAAAAAGAAGACCGCTTTCAGGACCAGATCGTGCCTATTACAGTAGATCAAACTTATGTTGATGAAAACGGCAAAAAACAAACCCGATCTTATACCGTAAACAAAGATGAAGGACCACGAGCCGATACTTCCCGGGAAGTTTTAGGCAAGCTGCGCCCGGTCTTTTCCGAAGGCGGAAGCGTTACAGCCGGTAATTCTTCCCAAATGAGTGATGGTGCCGCTTTTGTCATGGTAATGAGTGAAGAAATGGTGAAGGAACTTAACCTTGAACCTGTCGCCCGACTGGTGAGCTACGCCGCAGTAGGTGTTGAACCCAGAATTATGGGGATAGGACCAGTACACGCTATTCCAAAAGCCGCAAAACAGGCAGGAATTCAGCTGAATGACCTGGAGTTGATCGAGCTTAATGAAGCCTTTGCATCTCAGTCTTTAGCAGTAATTCGTGAACTCGGACTGGATATGGACCGCATGAACCCTAATGGGGGAGCTATTTCTATGGGCCACCCGCTGGGTTGTACTGGGGCCAAGCTTTCGGTACAGCTGTTTGATGAAATGCGCAAACGTGACCTTAAAAACAAATACGGAATGGTAACCATGTGCGTAGGTACAGGACAGGGAGCCGCGGGAGTCTTTGAGTTTCTTTCTTAA